A genomic window from Halorubrum lacusprofundi ATCC 49239 includes:
- a CDS encoding DUF7124 domain-containing protein → MDSGGSTDMTLAFELKALKALADPNDVFNNARQWTEYVGVVSEKPTYVVTNFTRKHRVRQDFFSGPRGVEESLENIAQQFDTDRHVFVGVDEEDEALAEATGWEFLHVEDAADAAGWILATDKPDEEEAPEKSSRDDWP, encoded by the coding sequence ATGGACAGTGGCGGATCTACCGACATGACGCTGGCGTTCGAGCTGAAGGCGTTGAAGGCCCTCGCGGACCCCAACGACGTGTTCAACAACGCCCGGCAGTGGACGGAGTACGTCGGCGTCGTCAGCGAGAAGCCGACCTACGTCGTCACGAACTTCACCCGTAAGCACCGCGTGCGCCAAGATTTCTTCTCGGGGCCGCGCGGCGTCGAGGAGAGCTTAGAGAACATCGCCCAGCAGTTCGACACGGATCGACACGTGTTCGTCGGCGTCGACGAGGAAGACGAGGCGCTCGCCGAGGCAACCGGCTGGGAGTTCCTCCACGTCGAGGACGCGGCCGACGCCGCGGGGTGGATCCTCGCGACGGACAAGCCGGACGAGGAGGAGGCGCCCGAGAAGTCGTCGCGCGACGACTGGCCGTAG